One Roseburia rectibacter DNA window includes the following coding sequences:
- a CDS encoding transketolase, whose amino-acid sequence MTNLELEKTANEVRKSIVTAVHSAKAGHPGGSLSAADIFTYLYFEELNIDPKNPKMADRDRFVLSKGHTAPGLYAVLAERGFFPKEDLVTLRHTGSYLQGHPDMKHIPGIDMSSGSLGQGLSAAAGMAAAGKFDKKDYRVYALCGDGEIQEGQIWEAAMWAGFRKLDNLVVIVDNNNLQIDGTIDEVCSPYPIDKKFEAFNFHTININGNDFDEIRAAFKEARETKGMPTAIIAKTLKGKGVSFMENAVDWHGKAPNDEQYEIAMKDLEKVGEALCQK is encoded by the coding sequence ATGACAAATCTGGAACTCGAAAAAACAGCGAACGAAGTCCGCAAAAGTATTGTAACTGCAGTACACAGCGCAAAAGCCGGACATCCGGGCGGATCACTCTCCGCAGCAGATATTTTTACTTATCTGTACTTTGAGGAGTTAAATATTGACCCGAAAAATCCTAAGATGGCAGACCGCGACCGTTTTGTACTTTCTAAAGGTCATACGGCTCCGGGACTTTATGCAGTTCTGGCAGAACGTGGATTTTTCCCGAAGGAGGATCTTGTTACACTGCGTCATACAGGATCTTATCTGCAGGGACATCCGGATATGAAGCATATTCCTGGTATTGATATGTCATCCGGTTCTTTGGGACAGGGACTCTCCGCGGCGGCAGGAATGGCAGCAGCAGGAAAGTTTGACAAAAAAGATTACCGTGTTTATGCACTTTGCGGAGACGGCGAGATTCAGGAAGGACAGATCTGGGAAGCTGCTATGTGGGCAGGATTCCGCAAGCTGGATAATCTGGTCGTGATCGTTGATAATAATAATCTTCAGATTGACGGAACTATTGATGAAGTATGTTCTCCTTATCCGATCGACAAAAAGTTTGAGGCATTCAATTTCCATACGATCAACATCAATGGAAATGATTTTGATGAGATCCGTGCAGCATTCAAAGAGGCACGCGAAACAAAAGGAATGCCGACTGCGATCATTGCAAAGACATTAAAAGGAAAAGGTGTATCCTTTATGGAGAATGCCGTAGACTGGCATGGAAAAGCTCCGAACGACGAGCAGTATGAGATCGCAATGAAAGACCTGGAGAAAGTGGGGGAAGCATTATGTCAGAAATAA
- a CDS encoding tyrosine-type recombinase/integrase encodes MANSSFFISILPYFFNHSTLWNNIFIPIYNITYQLRYPDSNYLFPNRENTSPITNRAVYLVYQGICQKLGIKSEKGIIKDPHSFRRNVSTSLVNSKGGNLLIASALLGHSPTVAEKNYLTGIDLNQAQAVANQRYLLN; translated from the coding sequence ATGGCAAACTCCTCCTTTTTTATTTCTATTTTACCATATTTTTTTAATCATTCAACTTTATGGAATAATATTTTTATCCCCATCTATAATATAACATATCAATTACGATATCCCGATAGCAACTATCTGTTTCCTAATAGGGAAAATACTTCACCTATCACAAATAGAGCTGTCTATCTTGTTTATCAAGGTATTTGTCAAAAATTAGGTATAAAAAGCGAAAAAGGTATCATTAAAGATCCTCATTCCTTTAGAAGAAATGTTTCCACCTCCCTTGTTAATTCAAAAGGTGGTAATCTTCTAATTGCATCTGCATTATTAGGACATAGTCCAACCGTCGCAGAAAAGAATTACTTAACGGGAATCGACTTGAATCAAGCTCAAGCTGTAGCCAACCAAAGATACTTGCTAAATTAA
- a CDS encoding CvpA family protein produces the protein MNWVLLLVLLILGYNIIRGYRKGFLRIVYSLVSWVIVLTFVTVTTPYINTYLMEYTTLYEQIEKQCSEQIKKSVEEKQKSVQSENSLDNQELSQFGIMLPDSVVNDIFDKTGNVAGEIMAQSGLYDEIAKQIAEFVVEGIAFLIALVAAWTIVHIIARMLRIVSRIPVLSGVNRTLGVFAGGIYGVILVWIGFYIVAVTSTSELGGMLVTYIYQSNLLKYLYENNAILTIVMNFL, from the coding sequence ATGAACTGGGTTTTGTTACTGGTATTACTGATACTGGGGTATAATATTATAAGAGGCTACAGAAAAGGATTTTTGCGAATTGTATATTCTCTGGTATCGTGGGTCATAGTACTTACTTTTGTTACTGTTACAACTCCGTACATTAATACATATCTGATGGAATACACAACGTTATACGAACAGATTGAGAAACAGTGCAGTGAACAGATAAAAAAATCAGTAGAGGAAAAACAGAAATCCGTTCAGAGTGAAAATAGTCTGGATAATCAGGAACTGTCACAGTTTGGAATTATGCTGCCAGACTCGGTAGTAAATGATATTTTTGATAAGACAGGGAATGTGGCAGGAGAGATTATGGCACAAAGTGGTCTTTATGATGAGATTGCAAAACAGATTGCAGAATTTGTTGTAGAGGGAATAGCATTTTTAATTGCGCTGGTTGCAGCGTGGACGATCGTTCATATAATAGCGCGTATGTTAAGAATTGTCTCACGAATCCCGGTATTGAGCGGTGTGAATCGTACGCTGGGGGTATTTGCCGGTGGAATATACGGGGTGATACTGGTGTGGATCGGGTTTTATATTGTAGCAGTGACAAGCACAAGTGAACTGGGTGGTATGCTCGTTACATATATATATCAGAGCAACCTGTTAAAGTATTTATATGAAAACAACGCTATTCTGACGATTGTTATGAATTTTCTATAG
- a CDS encoding LysM peptidoglycan-binding domain-containing protein has translation MIEIIREENWDDTKEKKLPKDIRQIGRPDVGERIYIEDEVYKYLHPYESDCEKLVYVLLGRFENYSGRQCTFVEAAIQLEYLEFDGEIPRWSDREWAYIYKRLKNEYDSMVIVGWALDHRGCLPNMTKQIEQFHQTHFGGIHQTLFLMDSLEKEETFFSIRNGHLYRREGFYIYYDKHALTRSKKVELQEEKKEEVNLPKTDEIVFAKQDEPVPAMKEKENLNDILEEELYLEESMQQDEPEPVPQTELKSKGRYRKQLEEAEKTEEAKIPVYSSLVLAVVVLTLGFTAYQNHKKMNEMENTLAQMNQVHIVTEMQETEKKADTGIVVENIAGEVEKTEASATTETSDMQAETKMPETAETQAGAEKKADTETAEVQTKTEMSETTEAQAKTEMSETTEARAKTEMPETTEAQAKTEMPETTGAQAGTPDETNKNKEDVKETAAQADEAQTYLKQGYYVVQKGDNLAAICRKVYKTTAMMDKVCQANGIDDPDAIYAGQYLKLPN, from the coding sequence ATGATAGAGATTATCCGGGAAGAAAATTGGGATGATACGAAAGAAAAAAAACTGCCAAAAGATATCAGACAGATTGGGAGACCGGATGTTGGGGAGAGAATATACATAGAGGATGAGGTATATAAGTATCTGCACCCATATGAAAGCGACTGTGAAAAACTTGTATATGTTTTACTTGGAAGATTTGAAAATTACAGCGGAAGACAGTGCACATTTGTTGAGGCAGCAATACAACTGGAATATTTAGAATTTGATGGTGAAATTCCAAGATGGAGCGACCGTGAATGGGCGTATATATATAAACGATTAAAGAATGAATATGACAGTATGGTCATTGTTGGATGGGCATTGGATCACAGAGGGTGCCTTCCGAATATGACAAAACAGATTGAACAATTTCATCAGACTCATTTTGGAGGCATCCATCAGACATTATTTCTGATGGATAGTCTGGAAAAGGAGGAAACATTTTTTAGCATCCGGAACGGACATCTGTACCGGAGAGAAGGATTTTACATTTATTATGACAAGCATGCCCTGACCAGATCAAAAAAGGTGGAACTTCAGGAGGAAAAAAAGGAAGAAGTTAATTTGCCCAAGACCGATGAAATCGTGTTTGCGAAGCAGGACGAGCCTGTACCTGCAATGAAAGAAAAAGAGAACCTGAATGATATTCTGGAAGAAGAACTGTATCTGGAGGAGAGTATGCAGCAGGATGAACCGGAACCGGTTCCACAGACGGAATTAAAAAGTAAGGGACGGTATCGGAAACAGCTTGAAGAAGCAGAAAAAACAGAAGAAGCAAAGATTCCGGTATATTCTTCGCTTGTGCTGGCTGTTGTGGTGCTTACACTTGGATTTACCGCCTATCAGAATCATAAGAAAATGAATGAAATGGAAAATACTCTGGCACAGATGAACCAGGTGCATATTGTGACAGAGATGCAGGAAACAGAAAAAAAAGCTGATACCGGGATCGTAGTGGAAAATATTGCGGGAGAAGTAGAAAAAACGGAGGCGTCTGCGACGACGGAAACATCGGATATGCAGGCAGAAACAAAAATGCCAGAAACAGCAGAGACACAGGCAGGTGCAGAGAAAAAGGCAGACACAGAAACAGCAGAGGTACAGACTAAAACAGAAATGTCAGAGACGACAGAGGCGCAGGCTAAAACAGAAATGTCAGAGACGACAGAGGCACGGGCTAAAACAGAAATGCCAGAAACGACAGAGGCGCAGGCTAAAACAGAAATGCCAGAAACAACGGGAGCGCAGGCAGGCACACCGGATGAAACGAATAAAAATAAGGAAGACGTTAAAGAAACAGCAGCACAGGCAGATGAGGCACAGACATATTTAAAACAGGGATATTATGTGGTACAAAAGGGGGATAATCTGGCGGCAATCTGCCGAAAAGTATATAAGACAACAGCTATGATGGACAAGGTGTGCCAGGCAAACGGAATCGATGATCCTGATGCAATATATGCAGGGCAATACCTGAAGCTTCCAAATTGA
- a CDS encoding transketolase family protein, translated as MSEIKKIATRESYGNALVEVGKEHEDLIVLDADLAGATKTGIFKKAFPERHWDVGIAEANMTGIAAGLATCGKVPFISSFAMFAAGRNFEQVRNSIGYPHLNVKIGATHAGISVGEDGATHQCLEDIALMRTIPGMVVINPADDVEARAAVHAAYDHVGPVYLRFGRLAVPVFNDEATYKFEIGKGIVLKEGKDVTIFATGLCVNETVEAEKLLAKDGIDAEIINIHTIKPIDRELVVKSALKTGKVVTVEEHSVIGGLGSAVCDVLCEEAPTKVLKIGVNDVFGESGPALELLHKYELDAEGIYKKVKAFVK; from the coding sequence ATGTCAGAAATAAAGAAAATCGCAACAAGGGAAAGTTATGGAAATGCTCTGGTAGAAGTGGGAAAAGAGCATGAAGATCTGATCGTATTAGATGCAGACCTTGCAGGTGCGACCAAGACCGGAATTTTTAAGAAAGCATTTCCGGAACGCCATTGGGATGTTGGTATCGCAGAAGCAAACATGACAGGTATCGCAGCAGGACTTGCAACTTGTGGAAAAGTACCGTTTATCAGCTCTTTTGCAATGTTTGCAGCAGGCAGAAACTTTGAGCAGGTGCGCAACTCCATCGGATATCCGCATCTGAATGTCAAGATCGGCGCAACACACGCAGGTATCTCTGTTGGTGAAGATGGTGCGACTCATCAGTGCTTAGAAGATATCGCTTTAATGCGTACGATACCAGGCATGGTAGTGATCAATCCGGCAGATGATGTTGAGGCAAGAGCAGCAGTACACGCTGCATACGATCATGTAGGACCGGTTTACCTTCGTTTTGGACGTCTTGCAGTTCCGGTATTCAATGATGAGGCAACTTACAAATTTGAGATCGGCAAAGGAATTGTTTTAAAAGAAGGAAAAGATGTGACAATTTTTGCAACCGGACTTTGTGTAAATGAGACGGTAGAGGCAGAAAAGCTGCTTGCAAAAGATGGCATTGATGCAGAGATCATCAATATCCATACTATCAAACCGATCGACCGTGAACTGGTTGTAAAATCAGCATTAAAGACCGGAAAAGTTGTTACAGTTGAGGAACATTCCGTGATCGGAGGACTTGGAAGTGCAGTATGTGATGTGCTTTGCGAGGAGGCTCCTACTAAAGTATTAAAGATCGGCGTTAATGACGTATTCGGTGAATCCGGACCGGCATTAGAACTGCTTCATAAATATGAGCTCGATGCAGAAGGCATCTACAAAAAAGTAAAAGCATTTGTAAAATAA
- a CDS encoding DUF5711 family protein, translating into MAEKNKRGFHTVEEPDMEEYERKLREHRIKVVRRTVILIITVLAVSAGLWVFMALRHYENFDVTSSVDRADTEATKFADFGGNILKYSNDGAFYTDTANELIWNQTYEMADPQIDICEDYLTIYDRKGTMIYIMTKEGILGGIETTMPIQQVRVAAQGTVAVLMKKDAAGYLAMYDKTGEKLTEGEIHGAKKGYPIAIALSSDALRLAVAMLDINDGSIKSTIAFYNFGTAGESEIDHVVGAQTFPDTVIPEIVYLADNRLAAFSDTGVILFEGSQKPKQSGTIPFEKEVKSIFYNDNYIGCVTGNDDEAVTHHISVYDLEGKSVLEKDFTMEYTGVEFLADNEICIINENACDIYTIHGIYKFHHEFEQTLYKVISGGGALNYTFILEDTTEKIRLK; encoded by the coding sequence ATGGCGGAAAAAAACAAGAGGGGATTTCATACGGTAGAAGAACCGGATATGGAAGAATATGAACGCAAACTGCGTGAGCATCGCATAAAGGTGGTCAGAAGGACGGTTATTCTGATCATTACTGTGCTGGCAGTTTCTGCAGGACTCTGGGTGTTTATGGCACTGCGCCATTATGAGAACTTTGATGTGACATCATCTGTTGACAGGGCTGATACGGAAGCAACAAAGTTTGCAGATTTTGGGGGGAATATTTTAAAATACAGCAATGACGGAGCATTTTATACGGATACAGCAAATGAACTGATCTGGAATCAGACTTATGAGATGGCGGATCCACAGATTGATATTTGTGAAGATTACCTGACTATCTATGACAGAAAAGGAACGATGATCTATATCATGACAAAGGAGGGAATCTTAGGCGGAATTGAAACGACGATGCCAATCCAGCAGGTACGTGTGGCAGCGCAGGGAACGGTGGCAGTGCTGATGAAAAAAGATGCCGCCGGTTATCTTGCAATGTACGATAAGACAGGTGAGAAACTGACAGAAGGAGAGATTCACGGTGCCAAGAAAGGCTATCCGATCGCAATTGCATTATCTTCAGATGCTTTAAGGCTTGCCGTTGCCATGTTAGATATTAATGATGGAAGTATAAAAAGCACCATTGCCTTTTACAATTTTGGAACAGCGGGAGAAAGCGAGATCGATCATGTGGTTGGAGCACAGACATTTCCGGATACAGTGATACCGGAAATTGTCTATCTGGCAGATAACAGACTTGCTGCGTTTTCAGATACCGGGGTTATCCTGTTTGAAGGATCGCAGAAACCAAAACAGTCCGGTACGATTCCTTTTGAAAAAGAAGTGAAGAGCATTTTTTATAATGATAATTATATTGGCTGTGTGACCGGCAATGATGATGAGGCAGTGACACATCATATAAGTGTCTATGATCTGGAAGGAAAAAGTGTTCTGGAAAAAGATTTTACAATGGAGTACACCGGCGTAGAATTTCTTGCAGATAATGAAATCTGTATTATAAATGAAAATGCATGTGATATATATACCATACATGGCATATATAAGTTCCACCATGAGTTCGAACAAACACTTTATAAGGTCATTTCAGGGGGTGGTGCACTGAATTATACATTTATACTGGAAGATACAACGGAAAAAATAAGACTGAAATAA